One window of Methanomassiliicoccales archaeon genomic DNA carries:
- a CDS encoding methylated-DNA--[protein]-cysteine S-methyltransferase encodes MTEMGTMGLAGNEKGITAVYLPGEMAPMNGVEEETPLLKETAKQIKEYLSGKRKGFTVPLALEGTEFSRQVWEALRKIPYGQTRSYGEVAAMIGRPGAARAVGQANNRNPLSIMIPCHRVIGADGKLVGFVAGLKIKQQLLELEKRHARS; translated from the coding sequence ATGACGGAAATGGGGACCATGGGCTTGGCCGGAAACGAAAAGGGGATCACTGCCGTCTATCTGCCTGGCGAGATGGCGCCCATGAATGGCGTAGAGGAGGAGACGCCCTTGTTGAAAGAGACCGCCAAGCAGATCAAGGAATACCTTTCTGGAAAAAGGAAGGGGTTCACCGTCCCGTTGGCTTTAGAAGGGACGGAGTTCTCCCGCCAGGTCTGGGAGGCCCTACGGAAGATACCTTACGGCCAGACACGCAGCTATGGTGAGGTGGCGGCCATGATCGGCAGGCCCGGAGCGGCCCGCGCCGTAGGCCAGGCCAACAACCGGAACCCCCTATCCATCATGATCCCCTGCCACAGAGTGATCGGCGCCGACGGGAAGCTGGTCGGCTTCGTTGCAGGCCTGAAGATTAAACAGCAGCTCCTGGAACTGGAGAAGCGACATGCTCGCTCTTGA
- a CDS encoding ATP-binding cassette domain-containing protein: MPASPIIEMHNMRVTKGSAILLKGVDLTIREGERLVVLGPNGSGKSSLIKTMMGEHRHDTSVEGAFVKLRGTDLWNLFDVRKAFGLVSAELQTDFTRDMECLDVVVSGFFGSLGTNRSQEVSPKMTERAMTNLASIGSEHLAERRFHTLSTGEARRVLMARALVNSPVALILDEPMSSLDLIGKQLVRQAIRSLAQQGRTLVLVTHDPSDIVPEMDRVVMVKDGTIFRDGGMDLLNEGNLSALFEGPIGLTHIEGRYFAWPRDQEQRSAERPD, translated from the coding sequence ATGCCCGCCAGTCCCATCATCGAGATGCATAATATGCGCGTGACCAAAGGTTCGGCCATCCTGTTGAAGGGCGTGGACCTGACCATCAGGGAGGGCGAACGACTGGTGGTCCTCGGACCGAACGGTTCCGGGAAATCTTCCCTCATAAAGACCATGATGGGCGAGCACCGGCACGACACCTCGGTCGAGGGGGCCTTCGTCAAGCTGAGGGGGACGGACCTTTGGAACCTGTTCGACGTGAGGAAGGCCTTCGGTCTGGTCTCCGCCGAGCTGCAGACGGACTTCACCAGGGACATGGAATGCCTGGACGTGGTCGTTTCCGGCTTCTTCGGTTCCCTGGGAACGAACAGGTCGCAGGAGGTATCTCCAAAGATGACCGAACGGGCCATGACCAACCTGGCCTCCATCGGTTCCGAGCATCTCGCCGAACGGAGGTTCCATACGCTCTCCACCGGGGAGGCCCGCCGGGTCCTCATGGCCCGGGCGCTGGTGAACTCGCCGGTAGCGCTCATACTGGACGAACCGATGAGCTCCCTGGACCTCATCGGCAAACAGCTGGTGCGCCAGGCCATTCGTTCTCTGGCCCAGCAAGGGCGCACCCTGGTGCTGGTCACCCACGACCCCTCGGACATCGTGCCGGAGATGGACCGCGTGGTCATGGTCAAGGATGGGACCATCTTCAGGGACGGAGGCATGGACCTGCTCAACGAGGGGAACCTCTCCGCCCTGTTCGAAGGGCCTATAGGTCTGACCCATATCGAGGGAAGGTATTTTGCCTGGCCCAGGGACCAGGAGCAACGATCTGCGGAGCGACCGGATTAG
- a CDS encoding DNA-3-methyladenine glycosylase, protein MLALEYGRKELDHLRKRDRRLGQVIDRVGMIETELSPDLFSALVNSIVCQQISGKAADTVWGRVKERFGDITPERFFAASIQNIQTCGMSFRKAEYVRGIAEACVQGNLDLEALNDLSDEEVIKRLSALRGVGIWTAEMMLIFSLQRPDVVSWSDLAIRRGMTVLYGLDKLDKDDFERYRKRYSPYGSIASLYLWKISHE, encoded by the coding sequence ATGCTCGCTCTTGAGTACGGCCGTAAGGAACTGGACCATCTCCGTAAAAGGGACCGGAGGTTGGGCCAGGTCATCGACCGCGTCGGCATGATCGAGACCGAGCTGTCCCCCGACCTCTTCTCCGCCCTGGTGAACAGCATCGTCTGCCAGCAGATATCCGGAAAAGCGGCGGATACGGTCTGGGGTAGGGTGAAGGAGCGTTTCGGAGATATAACGCCGGAGCGCTTCTTCGCCGCCTCCATCCAGAACATACAGACCTGCGGGATGTCCTTCCGCAAGGCCGAGTACGTCCGAGGCATCGCCGAGGCCTGCGTGCAAGGGAACCTCGACCTGGAGGCGTTGAACGATCTTTCAGATGAAGAGGTCATCAAGCGCCTGAGCGCGCTGCGGGGCGTTGGCATCTGGACGGCCGAGATGATGCTAATATTCTCGCTGCAGCGCCCGGACGTGGTGAGCTGGAGCGACCTGGCCATCAGGCGGGGGATGACGGTCCTCTACGGTCTTGATAAACTGGATAAGGACGATTTCGAAAGGTACCGGAAGCGGTATTCGCCATACGGGTCGATAGCCTCTCTTTACCTTTGGAAGATCTCTCACGAGTGA
- a CDS encoding GNAT family N-acetyltransferase, whose protein sequence is MGTIGPSLDRAVFTTGRLRLRPMTMEDAKAMYHIKSDPLVTEGYGLNPHQRPEETAAWVERCVADRGQGTALTWAIELKEKGCVIGECCLWNIDQGSHRAELGYELHHAQWGKGLMVEALSPVLNFAFADMELHRVEAFPLATNRPSISILQKLSFVYEGTYRQRVLVNQGYVDQLIFALLEGD, encoded by the coding sequence ATGGGAACGATAGGTCCGTCACTTGATAGGGCGGTGTTCACCACTGGCCGGTTGCGCCTCCGACCAATGACGATGGAGGACGCGAAGGCCATGTACCACATCAAGTCCGACCCGCTGGTCACCGAGGGTTACGGTCTGAACCCGCATCAAAGGCCGGAGGAGACCGCGGCCTGGGTGGAAAGATGCGTGGCCGATCGAGGACAAGGTACGGCCCTGACCTGGGCCATCGAACTGAAAGAAAAGGGCTGCGTCATCGGCGAATGCTGCCTCTGGAACATCGATCAAGGTTCGCATCGCGCCGAGCTTGGTTATGAGCTGCATCACGCGCAATGGGGGAAGGGGCTGATGGTCGAAGCGCTGAGCCCCGTCCTGAACTTCGCCTTCGCTGATATGGAACTTCATCGAGTGGAAGCGTTCCCATTGGCAACCAACCGCCCATCCATCAGCATCCTGCAGAAGCTATCCTTCGTCTATGAAGGCACTTACCGCCAACGGGTCCTCGTGAACCAAGGATATGTCGACCAATTGATCTTCGCCCTGCTCGAGGGCGACTAG